The proteins below come from a single Bacteroidetes bacterium GWF2_43_63 genomic window:
- a CDS encoding cell division protein FtsZ — translation MQFEDAQNLPTIIKVFGVGGGGSNAVNHMFKQGINGVDFVICNTDLQSLGTSPVPSKLQIGAGLTEGRGAGNSPEIGRNAALENADDIRDILSKNTKMVFITAGMGGGTGTGAAPVIAQVAKELDILTVGIVTTPFGFEGGKRKNQASQGIEEMRKYVDSLIIINNDKVREHYGNLKLSEAFCKADDILTVAAKGISELITIPGYMNVDFEDVKAIMKNSGIAIMGTGIAEGEDRAQKAVELALNSPLLDDNEIYGARNVLLFISSGEDEVSMDEVSDISDFIQNAAGSTAEVIWGTGSDLSLGNSVSVTVVATNFSKTGSPVKSVTEEPQVITLQHDVKPEPPMAEPEMEMKVVVKPVEEKSVFNSYQPPVIPITPMVEQPAEKITIQLNQEPVQENNPISFFSTEPEVKPMQQQVILDIAPAENNHEEHLQPAIRPELQDDRMQSLKNFNFTNPKVTSLDEIEQVPAYARRGVNLTPENPSDEKIVSRFTLGENGSNKPEIRENNSFLHDNVD, via the coding sequence ATACAATTTGAAGATGCCCAAAATCTTCCGACCATCATCAAAGTATTTGGCGTTGGTGGTGGTGGCAGCAACGCGGTGAACCACATGTTCAAACAAGGAATCAACGGCGTTGATTTCGTCATTTGCAACACCGATCTTCAATCACTCGGAACCAGTCCTGTGCCCTCTAAACTTCAGATTGGCGCTGGCCTTACAGAAGGTCGCGGTGCAGGAAACTCACCTGAAATTGGTCGTAACGCTGCTCTTGAAAATGCTGATGATATCCGCGATATTCTTTCAAAAAACACCAAGATGGTTTTCATCACTGCCGGCATGGGTGGCGGAACCGGAACCGGTGCGGCACCTGTGATTGCACAGGTAGCTAAAGAACTCGATATTCTGACTGTAGGAATCGTAACTACACCCTTCGGTTTCGAAGGTGGAAAGCGTAAAAATCAAGCCAGTCAGGGAATAGAAGAAATGCGCAAATATGTTGATAGCCTCATCATCATCAACAACGATAAAGTTCGCGAACATTACGGCAATCTGAAACTCAGCGAAGCATTCTGCAAAGCCGATGATATTCTCACGGTCGCAGCCAAGGGTATTTCAGAACTTATTACCATCCCGGGCTACATGAATGTTGACTTTGAAGATGTCAAGGCCATCATGAAAAACAGTGGTATCGCCATTATGGGTACAGGTATTGCCGAAGGCGAAGACCGCGCACAAAAAGCGGTGGAACTTGCTCTCAATTCACCGCTGCTCGACGACAATGAAATTTATGGTGCACGCAATGTTCTGCTTTTCATTTCCAGTGGCGAGGACGAAGTCTCAATGGACGAAGTCAGCGACATTTCTGATTTTATTCAGAATGCTGCCGGCTCAACTGCTGAGGTTATCTGGGGCACTGGCTCTGATCTGTCGCTTGGCAACAGCGTTTCAGTAACTGTTGTTGCAACCAATTTCAGCAAAACCGGATCGCCCGTAAAATCTGTTACCGAAGAACCTCAGGTGATCACGCTGCAACACGACGTGAAACCGGAGCCTCCGATGGCAGAACCAGAGATGGAGATGAAGGTTGTAGTAAAACCCGTTGAAGAAAAATCTGTATTCAATAGTTATCAGCCGCCCGTTATTCCAATAACGCCAATGGTTGAACAACCTGCCGAGAAAATTACCATTCAGCTGAATCAGGAACCAGTTCAGGAAAACAATCCGATAAGTTTTTTCTCAACGGAACCTGAAGTTAAGCCCATGCAACAGCAGGTCATCCTTGATATTGCTCCAGCCGAAAACAATCATGAAGAACATCTTCAGCCTGCAATCAGACCCGAGCTACAGGACGACCGCATGCAAAGTCTGAAGAATTTCAATTTCACCAATCCGAAAGTAACCAGCCTCGACGAAATTGAACAGGTTCCTGCCTATGCACGCAGAGGCGTAAATCTGACGCCAGAGAATCCTTCAGATGAAAAAATAGTCAGCAGGTTCACTTTGGGCGAAAACGGCAGCAATAAGCCCGAAATAAGAGAAAACAACTCGTTTCTGCACGACAATGTAGATTAA
- a CDS encoding alkylhydroperoxidase: MSKVKEFKEYRLKMNKAILEGDNKVIKRLFSVDTMAYDPGALSTKTKEMLGLVSSLVLRCDDCVKYHLEKLCEIGTSDAEINEIFSIAMLVGGTIVIPHTRRAVEFWKELNKPDAL; encoded by the coding sequence ATGTCAAAAGTTAAAGAATTCAAGGAATACCGCCTCAAAATGAACAAAGCTATTCTCGAAGGCGACAATAAAGTTATCAAGCGTTTATTCTCCGTTGACACCATGGCCTATGATCCCGGTGCGCTGAGCACAAAGACCAAAGAGATGCTCGGTCTGGTTTCTTCGCTGGTTCTTCGCTGCGACGATTGTGTGAAATACCATTTGGAAAAATTATGCGAGATCGGCACGTCTGATGCTGAAATCAATGAAATATTCAGCATTGCCATGCTGGTTGGCGGAACCATCGTTATCCCGCACACCAGGCGCGCTGTGGAATTCTGGAAAGAACTCAACAAACCTGATGCGTTATAG
- a CDS encoding UMP kinase, producing MKRILLKLSGESLAGKQGSGIDSDMLASFADEISSAVGKGAEVGVVLGGGNIFRGLSGAKKGVSRVQGDYMGMLATVINSLALQDALKQRGINAEVLSGIEISPLCKKMSGPAAIELLKNKTVVIMAGGTGNPYFTTDSAAALRSVEIEADALLKGTRVDGIYTADPEKNPGAVKFDNLTFDEAYEKHLNIMDMTAFTLCKENNMPVIVFDIHGKGNLAAILEGKKIGTIVTNK from the coding sequence ATGAAAAGAATTCTACTCAAACTCAGCGGAGAATCTCTTGCAGGGAAGCAAGGCTCAGGAATTGATTCAGACATGCTTGCATCGTTTGCAGACGAGATTTCATCGGCAGTTGGCAAAGGTGCAGAAGTCGGTGTTGTGCTTGGTGGAGGAAATATTTTCCGTGGACTGAGTGGCGCAAAGAAAGGTGTGTCGCGCGTTCAGGGCGATTATATGGGAATGCTTGCCACTGTGATTAACAGCCTTGCATTGCAGGACGCGCTGAAACAGCGAGGGATAAATGCTGAAGTGCTTTCGGGAATTGAAATATCGCCCTTATGCAAAAAAATGAGTGGCCCTGCAGCCATTGAGTTGCTGAAGAATAAAACTGTTGTAATAATGGCTGGAGGCACAGGCAATCCTTATTTCACAACGGATTCGGCTGCTGCATTGCGCTCTGTTGAAATTGAAGCAGATGCTTTGCTGAAGGGTACCCGCGTTGATGGCATTTATACTGCCGATCCTGAGAAAAATCCAGGTGCTGTGAAATTCGACAATCTCACTTTTGATGAGGCTTATGAAAAGCATCTCAACATTATGGATATGACGGCTTTCACTTTGTGCAAAGAAAACAATATGCCGGTGATTGTTTTTGATATTCATGGCAAAGGCAATCTGGCAGCCATTCTCGAAGGAAAGAAAATTGGAACAATTGTAACGAACAAATAA
- a CDS encoding ferritin: protein MNKKMEKALNEQINAEMYSSYLYLSMSAYFSDVNMNGFANWMRVQAQEEMAHAMMFFDYVNERGGRVELKSIEKPKKEWKNAIEVFEETLKHEQLVTSLIHKLVDLAIVEKDHATNNMLQWFVKEQVEEEANATALLGEVKMTEGKGPGMFMIDRELKTRVFTPPAITQV from the coding sequence ATGAATAAAAAAATGGAAAAAGCGCTGAACGAGCAAATCAATGCCGAAATGTATTCCTCATACCTGTACTTATCCATGTCGGCATATTTCAGCGATGTCAACATGAACGGATTTGCCAACTGGATGCGCGTTCAGGCTCAGGAAGAAATGGCTCACGCCATGATGTTTTTTGACTATGTTAATGAACGTGGAGGACGCGTTGAGTTAAAATCGATTGAAAAACCAAAAAAAGAATGGAAAAATGCCATCGAGGTTTTTGAAGAAACGCTGAAACATGAGCAACTGGTGACTTCTCTCATTCACAAATTGGTAGATCTGGCCATTGTTGAAAAAGATCACGCAACCAACAATATGCTTCAATGGTTTGTGAAAGAACAGGTAGAAGAAGAAGCCAATGCTACTGCATTACTCGGCGAAGTGAAAATGACCGAAGGTAAAGGCCCGGGCATGTTTATGATTGATCGGGAACTTAAAACCCGCGTATTTACTCCTCCCGCAATAACACAGGTATAA
- a CDS encoding ribosome recycling factor gives MSDESALLLEEAKEGMTNAVAHLDRELVKIRAGKASPSIFDSVKIDFYGTMTALAQVGNINIPDARTIVIQPWDRSVLGAIDKAIMAANLGFTPVNNGEIIRISIPPLTEERRKEMVKKVKIEGENAKIAVRNVRRNVVDSARKLTKDGIPEDEVKNLEKDIQTLTDKSIEKIDQIIAVKEKDIMTV, from the coding sequence ATGAGCGACGAATCTGCATTATTACTTGAAGAAGCAAAAGAAGGAATGACCAATGCTGTTGCGCATCTTGATCGCGAGTTGGTCAAAATCCGTGCTGGCAAGGCCAGCCCTTCCATTTTCGATTCAGTCAAAATTGATTTTTACGGAACAATGACCGCGCTTGCTCAGGTTGGAAATATTAATATTCCCGATGCAAGAACCATTGTTATTCAGCCCTGGGACCGCAGTGTTCTTGGCGCTATTGATAAAGCCATCATGGCTGCCAACCTCGGTTTCACGCCGGTGAACAATGGCGAAATTATTCGTATTTCTATTCCGCCGCTCACTGAAGAACGTCGTAAAGAGATGGTGAAGAAAGTGAAGATTGAAGGCGAAAATGCAAAAATTGCAGTGCGGAATGTTCGCCGTAATGTGGTGGACAGTGCACGAAAACTCACCAAGGATGGCATTCCTGAAGATGAGGTGAAAAATCTCGAAAAAGACATTCAGACCTTGACTGACAAAAGCATTGAGAAGATTGACCAGATCATTGCGGTGAAAGAAAAAGATATTATGACCGTGTAG
- a CDS encoding ATP-dependent DNA helicase RecQ, which yields MKQIETDDIKGVLKMIFGFDKFKGEQEEIIESLLDGKDTFVIMPTGGGKSLCYQLPALVLPGTAIIISPLIALMKNQVDSIRNFGTENGIAHVMNSSLSKAEMAEVHEDLLSGKTKLLYVAPESLTKEENVEFLQGIDISFYAVDEAHCISEWGHDFRPEYRRIRPIVEAIGKNVPIIALTATATPKVQQDILKTLQLKNPKVFISSFNRPNLYYEVRPKYKDVNRELLKFVKLNEGKSGIVYCLSRKKTEELAEFLQVNGIKALPYHAGLEAAVRRQNQDMFLMEEVDVMIATIAFGMGIDKPDIRYVIHYDMPKSLESYYQETGRSGRDGGEGQCVAFYCIDDLQKFEKFSKDKGVAEQEIAQHLLLETISFAESSVCRRKQLLHYFGENYTHDNCQSCDNCLFPRDTFEAEDDVCLVLDTIEETQEQFKTKSIVDIILGSKSPSMKQLRAEKLEVFGKGGEKPERFWNSAIRQMLIMNFIAKEIENYGVLKITEKGKEFLNNPHSIMLTKDRNIEEEKEEDGPNSSEGRSSGTDKVLFAMLKDLRKQIAKKENLPPFVIFQDPSLEDMAIQYPVAMDELKNITGVGTGKAGKYGEPFLKLIAGYVEENEIIRPMDMVVKSTVNKSKLKVFIIQAIDRKVALEDLAVSKNLTFEELLDELERIVSSGTRIDLNYYINENIDTYHQEEIFEYFRTAETDALEDALTELGENEFTVEEIRLMRIKFMSDIGN from the coding sequence ATGAAACAAATTGAGACTGACGATATAAAAGGTGTTCTGAAAATGATTTTCGGCTTTGACAAGTTCAAAGGCGAGCAGGAAGAAATCATTGAAAGTCTCCTTGATGGCAAAGATACTTTTGTAATTATGCCGACCGGTGGTGGCAAATCACTATGCTATCAGCTACCGGCTCTGGTATTACCCGGAACCGCTATAATTATTTCTCCGCTTATTGCTCTGATGAAAAATCAGGTTGACAGTATCCGCAATTTTGGTACTGAAAACGGAATTGCACATGTAATGAACTCTTCGCTGAGCAAAGCCGAAATGGCAGAAGTCCACGAAGACCTCTTGTCCGGAAAGACAAAATTACTGTATGTGGCGCCTGAATCTCTCACAAAAGAAGAGAATGTTGAATTTCTTCAGGGCATCGACATTTCTTTTTATGCAGTTGATGAAGCGCATTGCATTTCGGAGTGGGGACACGATTTTCGCCCGGAATACCGACGCATTCGACCCATTGTTGAAGCCATCGGAAAGAATGTTCCCATTATTGCACTCACTGCTACAGCAACTCCAAAAGTGCAGCAGGATATTCTCAAAACCCTGCAGCTTAAAAACCCAAAAGTTTTCATCTCCTCATTCAACAGACCCAATCTTTATTATGAGGTAAGACCAAAATATAAGGATGTCAACAGGGAACTTCTGAAATTTGTAAAATTAAACGAAGGAAAGAGTGGCATTGTATATTGCCTCAGCCGTAAAAAAACGGAAGAACTTGCAGAGTTTCTGCAGGTGAACGGAATAAAGGCTTTGCCGTATCATGCGGGATTGGAAGCAGCTGTACGTCGCCAGAATCAGGATATGTTCCTGATGGAAGAAGTTGATGTAATGATAGCAACCATTGCATTCGGAATGGGTATTGACAAACCCGACATCCGCTATGTGATTCATTACGATATGCCGAAAAGTCTCGAAAGTTATTATCAGGAGACTGGCCGTTCGGGGCGCGATGGCGGTGAAGGTCAATGTGTAGCTTTTTACTGCATTGATGACTTGCAGAAGTTTGAAAAATTTTCAAAAGATAAAGGAGTTGCGGAGCAGGAAATAGCTCAGCATTTACTTCTCGAGACTATTTCATTTGCCGAAAGCTCGGTTTGTCGTCGGAAACAATTACTGCATTATTTCGGCGAAAATTATACACACGATAACTGTCAAAGCTGCGATAATTGCCTGTTCCCACGTGATACATTCGAAGCAGAAGATGATGTTTGTCTGGTACTGGATACAATCGAAGAAACACAGGAACAATTTAAAACGAAAAGTATCGTTGATATCATTCTTGGCAGCAAATCGCCTTCGATGAAACAACTCAGAGCAGAGAAGCTTGAGGTTTTCGGAAAAGGCGGCGAGAAGCCTGAACGATTTTGGAATTCAGCCATCAGGCAAATGTTGATAATGAACTTTATAGCTAAGGAAATCGAAAACTATGGAGTTCTCAAGATAACAGAAAAAGGAAAAGAATTTTTGAATAACCCACATTCAATTATGTTGACGAAAGATCGTAACATCGAAGAAGAAAAAGAAGAAGACGGCCCCAACTCTAGTGAGGGTCGCAGCAGCGGTACTGACAAGGTGCTATTCGCCATGCTCAAAGACCTGCGTAAACAGATTGCCAAAAAGGAAAATCTGCCCCCATTTGTAATTTTTCAGGATCCTTCGCTCGAGGATATGGCCATCCAGTATCCGGTGGCGATGGATGAACTGAAAAATATCACGGGTGTAGGTACCGGAAAAGCAGGCAAGTACGGAGAGCCGTTTTTGAAGCTTATCGCTGGTTATGTCGAAGAAAATGAAATCATCAGGCCGATGGATATGGTAGTGAAATCTACTGTAAACAAGAGCAAACTGAAGGTTTTCATTATTCAGGCCATCGACCGGAAAGTAGCACTTGAAGATCTCGCAGTTTCGAAAAACCTAACTTTCGAAGAATTGCTCGATGAGCTTGAGCGCATTGTTTCGAGCGGGACCCGCATCGACCTGAATTACTACATCAATGAAAACATAGATACGTATCATCAGGAAGAAATTTTTGAATATTTCAGAACTGCCGAAACCGACGCACTTGAAGACGCATTGACCGAACTCGGAGAAAACGAGTTCACCGTTGAGGAAATACGCCTCATGCGCATTAAATTTATGTCGGACATCGGAAATTAA
- a CDS encoding UDP-N-acetylmuramate--L-alanine ligase: MNVKNIHIAYFLGIGGIGMSALARYFNMNGVKVSGYDKTSTPLTRAIEAEGICVHYNADNTAVPADADIVVYTPAIPADFEEWEFIRQYNLPVIKRSAMLAEVINSLKSIAVAGTHGKTTISAMIAHSMEHIGKPFLGFVGGVMSGYNKNIFLHENAEWAVAEADEYDRSFLALHPHIAIINAIDADHLDIYGKIEELHKSFSDFAAQTNSGGHVLVFDDTDKDKLTLPSNSILYGFKNVKGYSARNIHVCSGCFAFDVYLDNQLLEGGIHLPAAGRHNVQNATAAFAALHIAGCNPAQIAQALESYPGVKRRLELVAKNDRIIYYDDYAHHPAEIDALINTIRELYPNKTITGIFQPHLFTRTRDFGIEFGKSLAKLDVPVVTDIYPAREKPLPGIDSDWLLKLIPNDQKKYIPYNRIPEIAEVCADGILLTIGAGDIDAHIATIKSCIEQS; encoded by the coding sequence ATGAACGTTAAGAATATACATATTGCATATTTTCTGGGCATTGGCGGAATCGGCATGAGTGCGCTCGCACGCTATTTCAATATGAATGGCGTGAAAGTCTCCGGGTATGATAAAACATCAACGCCGCTGACACGCGCGATTGAAGCTGAAGGAATCTGCGTTCACTACAATGCTGACAATACTGCTGTTCCGGCTGATGCTGACATAGTGGTCTATACTCCTGCAATACCGGCTGATTTCGAAGAATGGGAATTTATCCGACAGTACAATTTGCCTGTAATCAAACGCTCGGCAATGCTTGCCGAAGTTATCAACTCGCTGAAATCAATTGCAGTTGCAGGCACTCACGGTAAAACCACCATCTCGGCCATGATTGCACATTCCATGGAACACATCGGGAAACCTTTTCTTGGCTTTGTTGGTGGTGTTATGAGCGGATACAATAAAAATATTTTTCTTCACGAAAATGCAGAATGGGCTGTTGCCGAAGCCGACGAATACGATCGATCCTTCCTTGCGCTCCATCCGCATATCGCTATCATAAATGCCATTGATGCTGACCATCTTGACATCTACGGAAAAATAGAAGAATTGCACAAATCGTTTTCTGATTTTGCAGCGCAGACAAATTCCGGTGGGCACGTTCTCGTTTTTGACGATACGGATAAAGACAAACTAACTTTACCTTCGAACTCAATTCTATACGGCTTTAAAAATGTCAAGGGCTATTCAGCACGAAACATACATGTCTGCAGCGGCTGTTTTGCATTCGACGTTTATCTCGACAATCAATTGCTGGAAGGCGGAATTCATTTGCCTGCCGCCGGCAGACATAATGTTCAGAATGCAACTGCTGCATTCGCGGCACTGCACATTGCAGGCTGCAATCCGGCACAAATAGCACAGGCGCTCGAATCATACCCCGGCGTAAAACGGCGCCTGGAGCTGGTTGCAAAAAACGACAGAATAATCTATTACGATGACTATGCTCATCATCCGGCAGAAATTGATGCACTCATCAACACCATTCGGGAGTTATATCCTAACAAAACAATCACCGGAATTTTTCAGCCGCATCTTTTCACACGCACACGTGATTTCGGAATTGAATTTGGAAAATCGCTTGCAAAACTTGATGTGCCGGTTGTTACCGACATTTATCCCGCCAGAGAAAAGCCGCTCCCGGGTATTGATTCGGATTGGCTTCTGAAGCTGATTCCAAATGATCAAAAAAAATATATTCCCTACAACAGAATTCCTGAAATCGCAGAGGTCTGTGCTGACGGCATTTTGCTTACCATCGGAGCCGGAGATATCGACGCACATATAGCAACCATTAAATCCTGCATTGAACAATCATGA
- a CDS encoding cell division protein FtsA: MNENHEIMVGLDIGTTKIAMIVGYQNEHGKLEILGYGKTESLGVKRGLVANIEKTVEAIKKVVEITEAKSNVNIRTVNVGIAGQHIKSLQHRGSIIRDNTESEIGQEDVERLIENMYKLVMPPGEEIIHVIPQEYIVDGEQGIKDPVGMAGVQLEANFHIITGQITAARNIEKCITRADISMSDMVLEPIASSYSVLSEEEKEAGVALVDIGGGTTDIAIFQDGIIRHSAVIPLGGDIVTEDVKEGCSILKSYAETLKVKHGSALANEVKDEIYISIPGLKGRPHKEISMKNLARIIQSRMEEIIEFVNYEIKNSGYDRRLIAGIVLTGGGAQLKDIAQLCQFITGHETRIGYPSEHLSANVDKELLLPMYATCIGLVLNGIENSLASQSNSKKIIPNQGKRERGGFIKKIFRGGMNFFDENIS, translated from the coding sequence ATGAACGAAAATCACGAAATAATGGTCGGTCTCGACATCGGGACAACGAAAATCGCCATGATTGTCGGTTATCAGAATGAACACGGCAAACTCGAAATTCTGGGATACGGGAAAACAGAGTCGCTGGGCGTGAAACGCGGTCTGGTGGCCAATATCGAAAAAACCGTCGAAGCGATAAAAAAAGTGGTTGAAATCACTGAAGCAAAAAGCAATGTGAATATCCGCACCGTGAATGTCGGAATTGCAGGCCAGCACATCAAAAGCCTGCAGCACAGAGGCAGCATTATCCGCGACAACACTGAATCTGAAATCGGTCAGGAAGATGTTGAACGGCTGATTGAGAACATGTACAAACTCGTGATGCCTCCGGGCGAAGAGATCATTCACGTGATTCCACAGGAATACATTGTCGATGGTGAGCAGGGCATCAAAGACCCGGTGGGAATGGCCGGCGTGCAGCTCGAAGCAAACTTTCACATCATCACCGGACAGATCACGGCAGCACGGAATATCGAAAAATGCATTACGCGTGCTGATATTTCAATGTCCGATATGGTGCTGGAACCTATCGCCAGCTCATATTCAGTACTTAGCGAAGAAGAAAAAGAAGCAGGTGTAGCACTTGTCGACATCGGCGGCGGGACCACTGATATAGCCATTTTCCAGGACGGCATCATTCGTCACTCGGCTGTTATTCCATTGGGTGGAGACATCGTTACAGAAGATGTTAAAGAAGGTTGTTCGATACTGAAAAGTTATGCGGAAACTCTCAAAGTGAAGCATGGATCAGCCCTGGCCAACGAGGTGAAAGATGAAATCTATATTTCAATTCCAGGATTGAAAGGTCGCCCGCACAAAGAAATTTCAATGAAAAATCTCGCACGCATCATTCAGTCACGCATGGAGGAGATCATTGAATTTGTAAATTACGAAATAAAAAATTCAGGCTACGATCGCAGGCTAATTGCAGGCATTGTACTCACAGGCGGCGGTGCGCAATTGAAAGATATCGCACAGCTCTGTCAGTTCATCACTGGCCATGAAACACGCATCGGATATCCGAGTGAACATTTGTCTGCCAACGTTGATAAGGAACTGCTGCTGCCGATGTATGCAACCTGCATCGGGCTTGTGCTCAACGGAATTGAGAACTCGCTTGCTTCTCAGTCAAATTCAAAGAAAATAATTCCAAACCAGGGCAAGAGAGAAAGGGGCGGATTTATCAAGAAAATTTTCCGCGGTGGAATGAACTTTTTCGATGAAAACATCAGTTGA
- a CDS encoding undecaprenyldiphospho-muramoylpentapeptide beta-N-acetylglucosaminyltransferase, which translates to MKTQKPKFIFSAGGTGGHIYPALATADALRDMLPDAEILFIGAEKRMEMEKVPHHGYPIIGLPIQGIQRKITLKNFVVPFKITMSLLKASKILKQFRPDVVAGFGGYASGPVLRKAAKMGIPTLLQEQNSFPGLTNRILSKKADSICVAYPGMEQFFSAEKITLTGNPIRSEIFSQSISSEDGRKFFGLDPDKTTILAIGGSLGARTINETVCSMIPEIISRDYQIIWQTGKSYSYKSCNKIDFEKNKNIVVQEFIYEMPQAYAAADVIISRAGAIAVSEIAAVAKPVIFIPSPNVTDDHQTKNAMVFVNRNAALLVKDDAARETLSTTLFSLLDDKKTRSEMCENLKQLAMPDAAKSIAKKIVELREKKLNER; encoded by the coding sequence ATGAAAACACAAAAGCCTAAATTCATATTCTCGGCTGGTGGTACCGGTGGGCACATCTACCCGGCGCTGGCTACAGCCGATGCCTTGCGCGACATGCTTCCCGATGCAGAAATCCTTTTTATCGGAGCAGAAAAAAGAATGGAGATGGAAAAAGTACCGCATCATGGCTACCCAATCATCGGCCTTCCAATACAAGGGATTCAGCGTAAAATTACTTTGAAAAATTTTGTAGTTCCTTTCAAAATTACAATGAGTCTGTTGAAAGCAAGTAAAATTCTGAAACAGTTCAGGCCCGATGTGGTAGCTGGTTTCGGAGGATATGCCAGTGGTCCGGTTTTGCGCAAAGCAGCAAAAATGGGTATTCCAACTTTACTTCAGGAACAGAATTCTTTTCCGGGTCTCACCAACCGAATACTTTCAAAAAAAGCAGATTCTATCTGCGTTGCGTACCCCGGCATGGAACAGTTTTTCAGTGCGGAAAAAATTACACTTACCGGAAATCCAATCCGCAGTGAAATATTTTCGCAAAGTATTTCATCGGAAGATGGAAGAAAGTTTTTCGGACTCGATCCGGATAAAACAACAATTCTGGCCATTGGTGGTAGCCTCGGAGCCAGGACAATCAACGAAACAGTTTGCTCAATGATTCCTGAAATCATTTCAAGAGATTACCAGATTATATGGCAAACCGGAAAGTCCTATTCATACAAATCATGTAATAAAATTGATTTCGAAAAAAACAAAAACATTGTTGTTCAGGAATTCATTTATGAAATGCCGCAGGCGTATGCTGCAGCAGATGTTATTATCTCCAGAGCAGGAGCAATAGCCGTTTCAGAAATTGCAGCCGTTGCCAAACCCGTCATATTTATTCCATCGCCCAATGTTACCGATGATCATCAGACAAAAAATGCGATGGTTTTTGTCAACCGCAACGCAGCGCTGCTGGTGAAAGACGATGCGGCTCGTGAAACGCTTAGCACAACATTATTTTCGCTCCTTGATGATAAAAAAACAAGAAGTGAAATGTGTGAAAACCTGAAACAACTTGCCATGCCCGATGCGGCAAAAAGTATTGCGAAAAAAATTGTTGAACTCCGGGAAAAGAAACTGAATGAACGTTAA
- a CDS encoding flavodoxin, whose translation MKTIVIYRSKTGFTKKYAEWIAEELGSELADSKKINMEMLHDYDTIIYGGGLYAGGINGVKLIKNNLPYLRDRNIIVFATGATPDRNETTQELFESNFNEEQQEYINFFYLHGGFDFSKLGLKDKLLMRLLKLKLRMIPESKRTPDETGMLAAYQNPADFTKKKYVEKLLELARQN comes from the coding sequence ATGAAAACAATTGTAATTTATCGCTCAAAGACTGGCTTCACAAAAAAATATGCGGAGTGGATTGCCGAAGAGTTGGGATCTGAATTGGCGGATTCTAAAAAGATTAATATGGAAATGTTACATGATTACGACACTATTATTTATGGTGGTGGATTATATGCAGGTGGCATCAATGGAGTGAAACTGATCAAAAACAATTTGCCCTATTTGCGTGACCGGAACATCATTGTATTTGCAACCGGCGCCACACCTGACCGCAACGAAACCACGCAGGAATTGTTCGAAAGCAATTTCAACGAAGAACAACAGGAATACATCAACTTTTTTTATCTGCACGGCGGCTTTGATTTTTCAAAACTCGGATTGAAGGACAAACTTTTAATGCGTTTGCTGAAGCTTAAACTGCGCATGATTCCGGAATCCAAACGTACGCCCGATGAAACGGGTATGCTTGCGGCCTATCAGAATCCGGCTGATTTTACAAAGAAAAAATATGTGGAAAAGCTGCTGGAACTGGCACGGCAGAACTGA